tgtcctaaattatttatttttagagagttttatttcttaattttggagtcaaatgtgagaacacatcatcaatatttatccaagtaaattattgagtacaaaaaccaaagagtctagaattaatgaaccataaaataaatttaaataattttgaaatgtaaTTATTACCATTTACGCATTAGCTGGTTATATTTGTTAGACTTAAATTAACACGAAATAATAACAGAATGCTTGATTTGTTACCAATCTAATGTATATAAGTTAATTGCTTAAAACAAAAGTCCACAAATTgacaccccccaaaaaaaaaaaagacaatagaGAAAGCTGTTGTGTTATCTATCATTTTGACCAGAATGAAGTGCTATTATCTGCGGGATGAATACGTTGGAGCAACAAAATAATCTAAACTTAGCAGTTAGCACGGCACCTCATACGATTAGAATGAAAATGACTTGGATGGCAATGAGATATCGGCCAATTAGAGAAAGGCACTGACCAAAAAGCTAAAATCATGGCAGGTAGGATTTTTAATGGTTAGAGTGCTTGAGTTTGATGTCCCTCCCAAGCTGATTTGTTTGCAATGCCTGTTGTAGGCCATATTGCATATAATTCAGCAAtcaagttttgttctttagcTATGACACTTCTTACTGCTGTATTTATTGGCTTTTGAGTTCCATAATCACTCTTGCACGTACAGGAACATGTAAAATGTCTGTAAGTGTCACAAGCTTTTCTAATGAGATCTTAAAATGTACATAGAACAAATATTCTTACAACATGTTTGTGCAGCTTCAGTACCAGTTCACCTTTGATCAGCCACGATGAATTTCCATCAGATCCAGCCATCCAGGGATGTCCTTAACAATGATCGAGGAAAACCTGATATCATATGGGAgacaaaaaaagggaaatgaaAACTTCTTCCAGTCAGTGAAAAATGTTTGGGTTCTCAAGCTATATTTAAGCACTAATTACATAACCAAAAGGTAATGTAGCTAGATTACCAAGGTTAACTGCATATTTTGAATCAATAGCCAAAAAATGGAGACTCCCCAGTGAGTGATGAAATCATGCGATAGAAATAAAACATACTATAAGTTCATAACATTGCAAGTAGTACATACAGTTGAATAGCAAGTATGGGTATCATCCAGAGCAGCAAAACAGTCTTCTTCCATTTTCTTGCGATCTACTATGTAATTTCATTCCAGTTGGACGTGAAGGGCTAGCTTTTGCCAATCTCTTTGCTGCAAAAAAGCTTCTCTATAAGCATGGAAAAGAATTTCTGGGTAAAAAAGAGAATTGGACTCAACAGTTGGTTGATGTCATCATACATGGTTAATTGGCAGGGCAATATCAAAGAAACACTGTTGCCAGATGATGAAGCAACTAGTGGACCTAGACTATCCATTTAAGAACTTTGTTCAGAAGTTATAAGATGTTTGCCCCTTTCTTTGTTTTAGGAGTTTCATTTCTTATTTGATTTTCCTCCTTTCTGATCAATTATGGGCATGTCAAAACTTTGAAGGCTTGATCAACCCTCATATACTAGGTGCAGTTTTGCGGTGAAATGAAGAGACAAATCATTGTTtttgatccaaaaaaaaaatcaacagaTAAGCTAGCTAGAGTTACCTATTTCATAGAAGAGCTCGTTGACATTCTGTGCAGTTTTTGCAGATGTTTCAAGAAAAACCAAACCATTTTCTTTAGCATATTGCTCACCATCCTGCAATCATTTTTGAAGGAACGAAAATTTGTCTTTAGTAATTACATAGTACAATGGACTCACTTGCAACAAGGATCAAATAAGCAACAAATAAGTTGCATAATTGACATAATCTCTCCTAATCAAAGTCACAAATATGGAATGCACCCATACAAAAGCTATAATGCCTTTTTgtatttgcttttgttcattttttatcccagtttttcctatttctttggcacttttttttggggctggggggaggggggggtgTTTCCTAACAATCAACTCTCCTAGACCCCAGAAGATTGGAAGTTTGTACACtgggtaaaatttttttttttaaacagtttGATGCTTACACAGTACAATACAAgtctttgataatttttttccaaacacaataaaacataaacataaaattttaaagtgaaGTGCATTTCAGCAAAGTAGGAAGAGGCCAACTTAGGATCCTATGAAAACCAAGGTACACCTTGGCATTCTCAAGGTCTAGGGCAAAGCTTAGGTTGAGAGTCCTCTCCTCAAATGTCTAGAGGCACACAacatgaaaaaacaaataagaatatTGAACTATAACTACCTCGAGTCccacttttctcttctcttccaaGTCAGCCTTGTTAGCCGCCAAGAACATTATCAAATTTGGATTTCCTGATATAGTAAAAAAAGATACCAAATTACATGTTGAACTAATACCATTCACTTCCACAATAAGTTAATGCTCAACAGTTTTCATAACATCATGTTGAAAGGGGTAACTCTGgccaatatataaaattgagcTTGATTTCCACATGATTCTGGATAtggtttcaataaaatatttttaaattaatcaGTCTAAAGGGTGGTCAAAATTATCAGAACTTTGAGATGGCCTGTGGATTTTGAATTCACGAATTATTGCATTCTAATTGGACAAGGAGGTGCCATTTGAATTACAAATGATTGACAATAGTAGCAACGTAATATGATGATAAAAATTTATCTTCAAGGAGATACCCCTAAAGTGATCTCGCATGCTTTGGAGATGGCAAAAAAATACATATGATGTGAACTAATAGTAAGAGTAATGGATGACTAATGCTCTgcaagagaagaaagaaaggaaggtATAAAAAACTGTAACATCAGACTTGGAGGAAGGCATATCCCAAGCAATGTATTGGACAAATTGCACTAGTGATTCCATGTATGCGGGAATGCATGGAACCCATGTTGGTGCCACAAAGGCCTCAATTATTGGATAGTCTAGATTTATGCATCTCAAGACATGTAAGGACTCATATTGCATTTGCAGGTGATATGATCCTGACTCGAAAGTACCACAGCTTGTGAATTTCATTGAAGGAAGAGGACAGACAGAGAAGATGTAATGGAAAACCAAgatttagagaaaaataaagtttagtcTCAGCTTATATGAGATTGACCAGGGAAAGATTGCCACTttggggaaggggggggggggggggattgcCTATGCCCccattcttgaaattttaaatccTCCATGTTCCCCATAAAAGCAAAAGATAAATTCCTAGATCCATCCCAGCCCTTTGACTGATTTTCAAgtcaagcaaaaaaaatcaccaatttcTGTCAATTACCTTGTCTTTGCAATTCTTGAACCCACTTTTTGGCTCGTTCAAATGATTCCTGAAGGCAAAGCACCATTCATTTAATTAGTCAGATGGATTCCCactttatatgtatatatcacTCTTACTATAGACAATAAATTCTCACTGTCACCTAtaatactaacaaattcttcATGAAGCATTAACAAATCATTGATAGGTATAAAAATTATGATCAACTTGGATTAGCATTAAGAACAGGATACTCAAAGATATGTCATACACTCATACTTATCATCTGATGCCTAAATAGATTGAGTTATCTAccaattttgagacatacttaGACATTATAATCAAATATGAGCATATTATCCAGTGTAATTATGGTCAGAATGTTTAAGTTTTTATCTTTCTGTTGGACAACATTACAATTTATGCCCATGCATTTGCCATCACTGGGGAAAAAGAAACAATGTAGGAAATGTCAAAAAAGGCAACATAGGGCTAATTACCTCTACAATATCAATGAAACATACAAAACATAAAGAGTAAGAATTAAGCTTATTGGCATCTTAAGGGTAATATAGATGTTTCAAAACCTGCTTATATTTAGATTAAACAACCATACATAATAAGAATTCAAGATGAAAATGAACATGTGAAAAGTTAGAAATAAAGCTAATTATAGATACAGGTCAACATGTGAGAATCTAACAATTGAAATATTGGAATCTTGGAAAAAAGCTACCATGCTTGTAATGTCATAAACCACA
This genomic stretch from Castanea sativa cultivar Marrone di Chiusa Pesio chromosome 1, ASM4071231v1 harbors:
- the LOC142621743 gene encoding ras-related protein RHN1-like isoform X1, producing the protein MARTSGNKNIQAKLVLLGDMGTGKTSLVLRFVKGQFFDYQESTIGAAFFTQVLSLNEATIKFDIWDTAGQERYHSLAPMYYRGAAAAVVVYDITSMESFERAKKWVQELQRQGNPNLIMFLAANKADLEEKRKVGLEDGEQYAKENGLVFLETSAKTAQNVNELFYEIAKRLAKASPSRPTGMKLHSRSQENGRRLFCCSG
- the LOC142621743 gene encoding ras-related protein RHN1-like isoform X2, with protein sequence MGTGKTSLVLRFVKGQFFDYQESTIGAAFFTQVLSLNEATIKFDIWDTAGQERYHSLAPMYYRGAAAAVVVYDITSMESFERAKKWVQELQRQGNPNLIMFLAANKADLEEKRKVGLEDGEQYAKENGLVFLETSAKTAQNVNELFYEIAKRLAKASPSRPTGMKLHSRSQENGRRLFCCSG